DNA from Deinococcus sp. YIM 134068:
GGGTAAGCCTGACCCTGAGCCACTGAGCGGACGAAAACGCCCTCATACTGTACTACAAACAACGCTCGAAGTCGGCTGGCAGCTCGTTTTTCGTTCGCCCTCATAAAATCTGTCAGGCCGTCAGGGTCGTCACGACTGCCCTACCTAACTGTGGTCGGCGATGGACCGGGCCACCCGACGGATCGCGGCCTCGTGGGACAACGAGACGCGCTGGGTGCCCTCAGACTCTGGGAAAGCCTCCTCACGCCCGGCCTGGACGCCGTTTGCCCTACCGATGGCTTGAAGCTCCATCGCGGCGGGGTGTCTGGAGCCTTGCACCGCGTCGAGAGCATCCAGCACATCGAGCGCTTCCATGCCACGCTCCGCTTGGGATTGGCCCATCTGGTGCAAACAGACCAATTCGGAGACCGTCCTACGGCTCTTCATCCACCGCCATACCGCGTTATTCCCCTGAACCCTCGCCCACCCGGATTCCAATTGGGAAAGAGAAGGGCGGCCCGCCTTCCCCGCGTGGCCGCCCCTTTCCCTGTTCCGACCTACCGGGCGACCTCCACCGCGCGGCTCTCGCGCACGACCGTGACCTGCACCTGGCCGGGGTACTCCATGTCCTGCTCCACCCGTCCGGCGATCTCGCGGGCGAGGAGGGTGGCCTGCGCGTCGCTGACCTTCTCGGGCTGGACGATCACGCGCACCTCGCGCCCGGCCTGGATGGCATACGCCTGCTGCACGCCGGGAAAGGCGACGGCGATCTGCTCCAGTTGCTCCAGCCGCCGGACATAGGCCTCCAGCTCCTCGCGCCGCGCACCGGGCCGGGCCGCGCTGATCGCGTCGGCGGCGGCCACGAGCACCGAATACAGCGTCTCCCCGTTCTCCGGGTCGTGGTGGTGGGCGATGGCGTCGATGACCTCGGCGGGTTCCCCGAACCGCTTGGCGAGGTTGACCCCGATCTCGACGTGGGTGCCCTCGATCTCGCGGTCGATGCTCTTGCCCACATCGTGCATCAACCCGGCGCGGCGGGCCAGCCCGGCGTCCAGTCCGAGTTCGTCCGCCATGATGCCCGTGAGGTGCGCGACCTGAACCGAGTGCTTGAGGACGTTCTGACCGTAGCTCGTGCGGAAGTACATCCGCCCCAGCAGTTGCACCAGCCCCGGCTTGAGACCCACCACGCCCGCCTCGATGGCCGCCTCCTCGCCCTGGGTGTGGATGAAGGTCTTCATCTCGTCCTGCGCCTTGTGGACCATCTCCTCGATGCGGGTGGGGTGGATGCGCCCGTCGGCGACCAGCGCGTCGAGCACATGCTTGGCGACCTCGCGCCGCACCGGATTGAAGGACGAGAGGATGACGGCCTCCGGCGTGTCGTCGATGATCAGGTCCACGCCCGTCAGCGCCTCGAAGGCGCGGATGTTGCGGCCCTCGCGCCCGATGAGGCGGCCCTTCATCGCGTCGTTAGGAATGGGCACGACCGACACGCTGAGCTGCGCGCTCGTCTCCGAGGCGCTGCGCTGGATGGCCTGCGCGACCACGCTGCGGGCGGTGCGCCTCGCCTCGGCGGTGGCCCGCTCGGTCATCGCCCGGACGCGGATGGCCTTTTCCTCCTCCAGCTCGGCGTCGAGGCGGCCCAGAATTTGCTCGCGGGCCGCCTCCGGGGTCAGGTTCGCCACCTCGTACAGCTTGAGTTCGGCCTGCCGCGCCCGCTCGCCCAGTTCGGCCTCCTGCCCGGCGAGCGCCCGGAGTTGCCCCTCCAGCCGCTCCTCCAGCGCGTCGAGCTTGTCGCCCCGCGCGTCGAGTTGCTCGGCCCGGCGGTTGAGGCGCTCGATCTCGCGCTTGAGTTCGTCGCGCTCGCGGCGGGTCTCCTGGCGGTCCGCGCTCAGCGACTCGCGCTCGCGGGCGGCGTCCTGCTTGGCCTGGGTGCGCTCCTCCTCGAACTGCCCGCGCAGGGCCGCGATCTGGTCGCGCTGCGCGTCGAGTTGAAGGGCGATCTGACGTTCACGTTCATCGGCTTCCTGAAGGCGGCGGGCGGCGTCCTGGCGGGTTTGCTCGGCCTGCTGCCGGACCGCCTCGGCCTGCTCGCGCAGGTGCCGGGCCTCGGCGTCCGCCTGGGCCTGGATGCGCTCGGCCTCGGCCTGGGCCTCGCGTTGCAGGCGGTCGTCGGTTGCGGCCTGCCTCCGCTGCCCGCGCGAGTGCCTCCAGAACGACCACGTGGTCAGTGCCCCCAAGAGCGCCAAGATGACATACATCCCTGTCATGGTGGCCTCATCTCCTTTCGGTGAGAGAGGGGCGCGACCCCACAAACCTCGCGGAGCGCGCCCGGTGAAGTGTCGTCGGTGGAAAGAGAGTAGGAAAAAAGTTGTGTGGGTGGCGTGTGAGTCACCCGCGCAGACAGTCTATCCCCAAGCCCCCCGCAAACCGTCCGGACCATCTTCACGACACCTACGCCGCAAGCTCAAGAGGCTACCATCCGGGCAGCACATCCACCGCGCAGGAGGGCCACCATGCAAAGCGACACCAATTCAACCGAATCCAACACCAGCGAGAGAACGTCACCGCAAGCGCCCACCGTCGCCGAACTCGACCGCGAGACGCTGGAGGCCGTCCAGGCCGTCTTCGATCTCGTCCGTCAGGGCAACGCCGAACGCCTCGCCCCCCTGCTGGAGCGTGGCCTGCCCCCCAACCTGTGCAACCAGAAGGGCGACAGCCTCCTGATGCTCGCCACCTACCACGGCCACCGGGAGGCCGCCCGTCTGCTGCTGGAACACGGGGCCGACCCGGAGTTGCGAAACGATCAGGGCCAGACGCCCATCCTCGGGGCCGCCTTCAAGGGCGACGCGGCGCTGGTCCAACTCCTGCTCGACCACGGCGCTGACCGCGAGAGCGCCGGGCCGGACGGCAAGACCGCGTTGATAATGGCCGCGATGTTCAACCGAGCGGAGATCGTGGACCTGCTCCTGTCACGCGGGGCCGACCTCCACGCGCGGGACGCGAACGGCCTGTCCGTGCTCGACGCCGCACGAGTGATGGGAGCGCCGGATACGACGGCCCAACTCGAACGGCTGTTGCGGGAGACGACGTAAACCCTCGCTCAAGTTGTTCTGCTGGCCGCTAGAAGCTGGCCGCTGGCCGCCCCTCCCCCTACCGCAGATACTCCCGGAAATAATTCAGCATGTCCCGCCGCGCGTCCCGGCTGGCGACGGTGTTCGCCAAACGGCCCTCGCTGAGCAGGAAGCCGTGCCGCTCGCCCTGATACGCGCTGAGCTTGAAGACCTTGTTCGCTGCGTCGAGCCTCTGCGCGTAGGCGTAGATGCCCGCGATGGGGCTGGGCTGGTCGCGCGTCCCGTGGATGATCAGCATGGGTGCCGTCAGTTGCCCGATCACGGCGGTGGGCGTCTGCGGTTTGGCCGCCGTGCCGCCCTGATCGGGGAAGCCGTACCAGGCCACGCCCGACTTGAACTGCTTCATCTGCGGCAGCAGCAGCATGGTGTAGCGCCCACCCGCGCAAAAACCCGTCAGGCCCACGGCATTCACGTTCACGTCCCGCCGCGCGCCGAGATACTTCACCCCGTCCTCCACGAGCGTCCTCACCACTGTGTCGCTCGGCTCCTGCTCGAAGGTCTGCCAGCCCAGCGCCAGCGTCACGAAGCCCGCCGCCGCCATCTCGTCCACGAGGTCGCGGTAGCCCTGCTCCAGCCCATTGAAGGAGTGCAGCAGGATCACGGCGGGTTTACGGGTGGTCGGGGCCGAGGTCGGCGCGGCGAGGTAACTCTTGTACGCCCGCCCGCCGCTCGTCACGTTCACGTCGGTGCCCCTCACCGCCTGTCCGAGCGCGGGGGAGGAGAGGGCGAGGACCGTCAGCGTCAGCGCGTGCTTGAGCATGGGAGACCTCCACCGCTACCGTACTCGTGCGGGGAGGCAGAGGGGACGAGGGCCGGGTGAGGAATGGGTCAAGAGCGCACGGTCAACGGCGCAGGGCCGCCGCCCACCCCTCCCGCGTCACCCTGGCAAGCACCGTGAACGAGCCGTCCGGCGCGGGTTTGAGCACCGCCGCCTCCCCCTCCGAGAGCATCCAGCCCGTCGTCAGGCGGAGGTTCTGCTCGTGCGTGACGATCACCGTATTGGTGCCCGCGCGTGGGGGCTGCCTCAGCAGCGTGCGAAGGTCGCCGATGACCTTGAGCCGGTCCGCCTCCGTTCCCGTGCGGAAATATGGATTGTTCAGGGTCGGCACAGGCATCACCCGTCCGGCGAGCAGTGCGGCGCTCTCACGGTTGCGGCAGTATTCACCGCTGAGGACGGTGCCGAAGGGGACGCGCAGTTCACGAAGGAGCCTGCCGACCTCGCGCGCATTTGTCCGCCCCTGCTCGCTCAAATTCCGCTGGGTGGCGCAGTCGCGGAGGTCCACCGTCGCGCCATCCGCCCCCTGCGTATCAAAGTGCCGGAAGTACAGCACGAGGCCCCCGGCCCGCAGTTGCGTGAGGAGGGTGGGGCTGACCGTCTCCGGGACCGTTTGTGCGGTTGCGGCGGCGGACAGCAGCAGAGGCAGGAACGCGAGGGCACGGCGCATGGCTCAGGCTAAAAGACCACCCCGCCGGACACTGTGGGCCACATGCTCCGCCCAAAAGAACAAACCCCAGCCGAAGCCGGGGCCTTGCTCTGTCTGAATTACTTCTGCCCGTGGATGACGAGCTTCAGCGGTATGGTGACTTCGGGGTGGGCGCGGTAGCTGATGTCGTACTCGCCGATTTCCTTGACGGTCTTCGGCATGTCGATGCGGCGGCGGTCCACGTCGAAGCCCAGGCGGTCGAGCGCCCCGGCCACGTCGGCGTGGGTGACGGCCCCGTAAATCTTGCCCTCGCCCGCACGGACGCTGAGTTCCACGGCCACACCGTTGAGGCGGCTGGCGAGGTCCTCGGCCTTGGCCTTCTCCTGCGCCTGCGTCTTCTGCCGGGCGCGGAGCTGGGCCTCCAGGGTCTTCATGTTGGCCGTGTTGGCGGGGGTCGCCATGCCACGGGGGATCAGAAAGTTGCGGGCGTAGCCGGGCTTGACGGTCACCACGTCGCCGGTCTTGCCCAGGCGACCGGGTTCAAGAAGGATCACTTGCATGGCCCAGTCTCCTTACTTGCGGACCAGCTTCTCGGTGTAGGGCAGCAGCGCGAGCTGGCGGGCGATCTTGATCGTCTGCGAGATGCGGCGCTGGTGCTTGGCCGAGAGGCCGGTGCGGCGGCGGGGCAAAATCTTGCCGGTGTCGGACACGAAGCGCCGGAGCATCTTCACGTCCTTGTAGTCGGTGATCTCCAGTTCCCCGATGGAGAACGGATCGACCTTGGGCTTGCGGGGCCGCTTGGGTCCCTTGCCGCGCGGTTTGCGCTCGGTGTTGCTGCTCTGGGTCATAGGAGTTCCTCTTAAAGCTGCCGATTGGGTGCTTCGCGTGGTCTAGAGGTCGAGGAGTCGAGAGGTCGAGAGGACCCAAACTTCAGCTTTCTCGACTATTAGACCTCTTGACCTCTGGACGCACGCGCCAGCGTGCCTAAAACGGCAGGTCTTCCTCTTCCGGCGGGAAATCGTCGAGACCTTGATCAATATCCAAGCCCCCCGAACGGGTCCCCGTGGTCGCCGCCCGGCTCGGCTGCGCGCGGCTGGCGCTGGCAGCGGCGGGCTGGGGGCGCGACGCACTGCTCGCGGTCTGCGGGCGAGGTGCGGCGGGGGTGGCTGTGGGACTGCCGGTGCCCACGCCTCGGGAAAGGGCTTCGACTCGCGTCGCCTCTACTTTGGTGGAGTTGCGCTTGTTGCCGTCTTTGTCCTGCCACGCCTCGTTCACGAGCCGTCCCTGCACCAGGACGGGATCGCCCTTCTTCAGGTCCTTCATGCTCTCGGCGAGGTCGCGCCACAGCGTCACGTCAATCCAGTGCGTCTTTTCCTGCTTCTGCCCCTGACGGTCATTCCAGGTCTCGTTCACGGCGAGGCCGAGGCCGAGCACGGCGTCTCCGGCGGGGGTGTAGCGCAGTTCGGGGTCGCGGGTCACGTTGCCGATCACCAGGACCTCGTTCAGGCCGCTGCCCATGCGAACGCCGCCTCCGGCGTCCTGCACGAGTTCGGGGGCGTAGCCGAGCTGCTCGATGCGTCCGGCCTTCACCTTGACCATGCTGCGTTTGCCGCCCTCGGGCGCTTCCCACTGGCTGTAGTCCAGGTTGCCTTCCACCATCACGGCGTCCCCGCTCTTCAGTCCCTTCTCGGCCTGCCACTCGGCGGGCTTGCCCAGGATGGAGACGCGGTGGTACCAGGGCAGCTTGCGCTCGCGTCCGTCGCTGCCGATCACGTGGTCTTCCCCGGCGACGGTCGCCTCGAAGACGGCCACGCCGCTCGGCGTGTAACGGAGTTCGGGGTCGCGGGCAAGTGCGCCGATCAGGTAAACGTGGTTCATGCCTCGGGCCATAACGGGGTCTCCTTTGCTGCTCTAGCTGGCGAGATAACTGGGGCGAGTATGTAGCTGGCGGTTGGCCCTCGCGGGTTGGCCTCAAGGTATCAAACCGGCGTTTTTACGTCAACAGCGTAACGGGGGGTGGGGGGAGGGGGCCTTCAGGCCTTCTTCGTCCGCTGCTCGGGGCGGTCGCGCACCACCAGGATGCGGCGCACGTTGTCGCGCAGACGCAGGTTGAGGGCGATGTCCTTTTCGGGGTTGCCTCCCGCGCGGATGGTGTACATCAGGTAGTAGCCCTCGCGGTCCTTGTTGATGGCATACGCCAGGCGGCGGTTGCCCACGTCGTCGAGGTTGGTGATCTCCGCCCCCGCATTCTTCACCGCCGTCTCGATGTACTCGCGCTCCGTCTGGAGCTGTTCGGCGCTGAGGTTGGGGTTCAGGATCAGGTTCAGGTCGTACTGGGTCATGGTTCACCTCACTTTCTCCGCCACATGCAGGGTCGTGCCTCGCCGGGCGGCGCAACTGGCAACTCTAGCAGAGTGAGGGGCGGGGTTCCAGAGCCACCCGGCCTACATGTCCGGGCCACGGCCCCGCCCGGTACGCTGGGGCATGAGCGACGAAACTCCGCAGAACTGGGCCGAAGGCATCCTCGACATCCTGAGGGAAGCGGTGGAGGGTGGCACCCCCGGCCAGGGCACGGCCTTCCTCGACGGCACGGGGGCGGATGGCAGCGGCAACCACGGCCTGCTGGCGACGCTGGAGGGTCTCGATGCGGAACAGGCCAGCCGCGACGTGAACGGCTCGTCCATCGCCGGACACGCCCGCCACACCGCCTTTCACATGGAGGTCATCGTGCGTTGGGAGCGGGACGGCGACCGGGGGCCGTTCGACTGGAAGGGGAGCTTCCATCCGGCGCAGGTCAGCGAGGAGGAGTGGGAGGCGGTGCGGGGTCGCGTCCGCACCGCCTACGACGAATTGGTTGCTTTCGCCCGAACTCAAGCCGGGGGAGAGGCACACGGGGACGCGACGGGAGGCTTGACGGGAGCCGTCGCCCACGCCGCCTACCACCTCGGCGCGATCCGGCAGATGGTGAAGGCGGTGGGAGCCGGGGCGTGAGCCTGAACGTTCGGCCCTTCGAGGAGGCCGACGTGCCCGCGTGGGTGGCGCTGTCCAACCTCGTGCTGGGGCAGAACACCACCGTCGAGTCTTTTCGGGCGCAGGAGGAACGGCGCGACCCCTCGCACGTCAGCCACCGCTGGATTGCCGAGGTCGGGGGAGAGGTGCGCGGCGTGGCCCACCTGTATTTCTTCTCCTTTGACCCACCGGACTTCCTCCACGCCCGTGTCCTCGTCCACCCGGAGGCGCGGGGGCAGGGAATCGGCGGCACACTATGGGCTGAGGTAGAAAAGGCTGTACGAGAATTGAGTCCAGTGGGCCTCGTCGCCGATGTGGACGACACCGACCCGGTAAGTCTCGAATGGGCGGAGAGGCGGGGTTTTCACCGGCACGCCCACCGCTTCGCCTCCGAACTCAACCTGGCGAGCTTCGATGAGACGCCTCACCTCGCGGCCCTCGAACGTGTGGAGGCGCAGGGAGTCATGTTCACCGATCTGGTGGGCGCGGACGAGTCCACGCTCGACCGCTACCTCCGCTTCGTCGCCGACCGCCTGACCGAGACGCCCGACCTCGCCGGACACCCGCGCTGGCCGCCCCCGCAGGTGCGCGAGATGCTGCACTTAGGCCACGACCCACGCCCCGACTGGCTCATCCTCGCCGTCTCCCCGGAGGGCGAATGGCTCGGCACGACGGCGATGGTCCAGATTCGGGACTTCGTGTACAACGAACTCACCGCCACGCATCCGCAGGCACGCGGCCAGGGTCTTGCGCTGCCGCTCAAATTGCAGGTCATCCGCCGGGCGAGGGAGGCCGGATTCTCCCGGATGCGGACGAACAACCACAGCACGAACGCGCCCATGCTGCGCGTGAACGAACGGCTCGGCTTTCAGGCCCGGCCCGGACGGTACGAGATGCACCGCCCGTCGCGCTGAGGGTGAGGGCTTGCCCTACCTCCGCCGTTTGAAGGGATTCCAGCGGCCCGCGCCCACATCTTCCGGCTGCGGCTCGGCGACTCTGGGAGGTGGAACATGGCGGCCTACCGACCTCACGGGAGCCGTGACCGCGACGCTCTCCGCGCAGGAGTCCTCCTCACCGAGGGCGGCTTGCAGGGCGGCGCGCAGGGCGTCCGCTGTCGGCCTGTCTGCGGGCCGCTTGGCGAGGGCACGCTCGGTGAGGCGCGCGATGGTGGGCGAAAGCTGGGGGTTGAGCGACAGCAGCGGCGGCGCGAAACGGGTCAGGTGCGCGCCCATCACTTCCTCGTAGGTCTCGCCCCGGAAGGGTCGCTGCCCCGCCAGCAGCTCGTAGGCGAGAATGCCGAGGCTGTAGACATCGCTCGCCGGGCCGCCGCTCTCGCCGTGGTAGACCTCCGGGGCCATGTAGAAGGGGCTGCCGCTCGCCCGCCCCCCCTGCGCGGTGAAGTAGGCGCTGCCCAGGTCGCCCAGCGCCGCCCGCCCCTCCTGAACGTACACGTTCTGCCGCTTCACGTCCTGATGGACGGCCCCCAGGCCGTGCAGGTGGCCGAGGGCCGACGCCACGTCCGCCAGCACTCGTAGCGCCGCCGCCTGCTCCAAGACGCGCCCCGGCAGCCGCTGGAGCACGTCGCACAGCGACCCCTCCGGGTAGTACCGCACTGCGAGAAACGCCTGCGGGCCGAAGGGCGTGCCCGCGAAACCCCGCACGAGGTGGGGGTGGCGGAATTGCAGGGTCAGCCGCACCTCGTTCCCGAACCGCTCCGCCGCGTCCTGCGTGCTCAGTGTCCGCTCGTGCGGCACCTTGAGGGCGACCTCCCGGCCCCCCGCGTCCCGCGCGAGGTACACGAGCGAGGTCTCCCCCCGCCCGAGGGGACGCAGGAGGGTGTGGCCGGGAATGGAGCGGTCTGGGGTCATGTTCGCTGGGATGGACTGGGATTGGAGAGGAAGAGTCCTCTTCCCAGTTTAGGGAGAGGATGTCACGCGAATCTGTCAGAACGCGGTGGTGCCCGGACTTCTATGCAGTCCAAAGAGGAAGGAGAGCCGCCCCGCACGACTCCCCTTCCTCCGAACTCGCTTGTCCCTGAGTCCAACCCTACTCGTCCACGCCCGCGTCCTCGGCCACGCGCTTCCCGGCCATCCACTCCAGGCCCGCCCACATCAGGTCGTCGAGGTCGCCGTCGAGCACGTCGTCGGGGTTGTGCTTCATCACGCCCGTGCGGTGGTCCTTGACATACTGCTTGTCGAGGACGTAGGAGCGAATCTGCGACCCCCACTCGATCTTCTTCTGCTCGCCGCGCGCCTTTGCCTCCTCCTCCTCGCGCTTCCTGGCCTCGATGTCGTAGAGGCGCTGCTTGAGAATCTGGAGGGCGATCTCGTGGTTCTTGATCTGGCTTCTGGTCTGCTGCGACGCCACGGCGATGCCCGTGGGGAGGTGCGTCAGGCGCACGGCGGAGTCGGTGGTGTTGACGCCCTGCCCCCCGGCCCCCTGCGAGCGGAACACGTCCCGGCGCAGATCGGAGTCGGGGATGTGGATGTTGATCTCCTCCTCCGGGACCTGCGGCACCACGTCCACCGAGGCGAACGAGGTGTGGCGGCGGTTGTTCGAGTCGAAGGGCGAGACCCGGACGAGGCGGTGGACGCCGTGCTCGGGCGCGGTCATGCCGTACGCCCTTTCCCCCCGGATGATGAATTCGGCCCCGAGCACCCCGGCCTGCTCGCCGTCCTGCTGGTCGATCAGTTCGACCTTGTACCCGTGCCGCTCGGCCCAGCGCATGAACATCCGCGTGAGCATTCCCGCCCAGTCCTGCGACTCGGTGCCGCCCGCGCCGCTCTTGACCCGCACGATGGCGGGAGCGTCGGCGTGCTTCATCGTGAAGAGCGTCTCGCGGTACAGGTCGTCCACCCGCGCCTGAATGCCCTCCTGCTCCTCGGCGAGGAGTTCGCGGTCCTCGTCGTCGGCGATCTCCAGCATCTCGGCGAGGCCGCTCACGTCGGCCTGAAGGCCCTGGTAGCCCTCCACCACCCGGCGCAGCGTCCCCGCCTCCTGCGTCACCTGCCGGGCGCGGCCCGCGTTGTTCCAGAGGGCCGGGTCGCTCAACTCACGGTCGAGTTCGTTCAGCCTGCGCGTCTTGCCGGGAATGTCAAAGGTACTCCCGGAGCGACGCCAGTTTTTCCAGCAATTCCTGCATGGCGTGCCTCCCTTCCGCGCATTTCCCGTTGGCCGGGGCGCGGGCATCTGCCGCCCAGAAGTATAGGGAGGCGCGGGGCGAGGATGCGGCCACGGCCCACGCTCCCGCATCCACCTCCTGTGCCCGACCTCCTCCGTCTCGGGTGCCCCTCGGTGCTTTGCACTCCCCACCGAGAACCTCTGCCGGGCGACCGAGGGGAGGATTGCTCCCCCCAGCCCCAACCCGCTTTGGCGTTCCTCTCATCCCGGCCTGCCACTCCACTCCCAGACTAGGTGCATGAAACACCTTTTGTTTCCGACGGTGGCCCAGGCCGACGCCTTCGTGCAGGACCTCCAGTCGCAGGGCGTTATTCAGCCCGAAATGGGGCAGACCTCCCTCAACCGCCGCGGCGGCATGAGCGGCAGCACGAGCATGGGAGGCGCGAGCACCGGGGGCACGAGCGGCATGGGCAGTGAGACGGGCACGACGACCACGGTGGTGGAGCAGGGCAACCAGTACGTCGAGGGCGGCACCGCTGAGGACGCCGGGGACGGCGCGATCAAGGGCACGGGCGTCGGCGCGGCGGTCGGCACCGTAGTGGGCGCAGTGGCGACGGTGGCGACGGGTGGGCTGGCCGCCGTTCCCGTCATCCTCGGTATGGCGGCGCTCGGCTCGGGCGTCGGCGCTGGCGTGGGCGCGGCGGGCGGCGCGGCGAAGTCCGAGGGTGAGGGCGCGATGGGCGGCTACGAGAGCAGCTATGACGTGGACGACGACCAGTACGACCGTCTCCACGGCGGCACGTCCTCCGGTGGTCGCGCCATCGCCGTGGACGACTCCGTACCACAGGACGTGGTGGAGGCGGCGGCGACGCGGCACGGGGGGCAGTTCGTCTAAAGGGATGAGGGGTTAGGCGTTAGGGATGAGGGGAGGCGACTTGGTTTCGCCTCCCTCGTCTTTTTGCCTTCCGACTTCCGTCCTCTGCCTTTTCCCTAATTCAACATCCGCCCCCCGCCCTGCCCCATCAGCGCCTCGGCCTTTCTCAGGTGGTCTTGCAGGGTGATGTGCCAGTCGTCGCTCTCGGGCGTGTGCTCCAGCGCCTGCTGGGCGTGGGCGTAGGCGGCGGCGGGGTCCTTGAAGCCCTGCTGGGCCATCACGTCAGCGGCCATCTGGTGCCCGGTGATCCAGTCGCGGCTGTCGGGGGCGGCCTCGCGCACCACCCGCTCGTAGTGCTCCAGCGCGTCGTCGAGGTGATAGTAGTCCAGCGCCACGCTGCCCAGCACGAGGCTGGCGGGCACCACCGCCCCCTGCGCCAGCGCCTGCTCGGCGGTCTGCTGCGCCTCCTGGAGCCGCCCGAGGCGGTAGTCGCACTCGGCGAGGTCGGCCAGTACCTCCGGCTGGTAGGGGTAGTCGGGGTCGGCCAGCACGGCCTCCAAACGCTCGCGCGCCTCCACCGGGCGGTCGAGGTCGAGCAGGGCGACCCCGAGTTCGTGCAGCGCGTAGTGGCGGTCGGCGTCGGTGGAGACGCTTAGCGCGGCTTCGAAGTGTTCCAGCGCCCGCTCGTGCTGCCCGAGGTGCGTCAGGACCTGCCCCCACACGAGCGCCACCCCGTAGCTAGGGTCGCCGTGCTCGCGCTCCAGACGGTCGGCTTCCCGGATGGCCTCCAGCGCCGCCTCCGGCTTGTCGAGGGCAAGGAGGGCCTGCGCGTTGAGGTAGTGCCAGGTGGCGAGGTTCAAGCCCTCCTCGGGGTCCTGGCCGGTGTAGAGGGGCCGTGCCCCGTCGAGGGCCGCCTGTGCCCCCTCCGTCTGCCCGAGCTGGAGCAGGGTCGCCGCCCCCTCCTGAAGCATGATCGCGCGGTTGAGACCCCTGGCGTGGTGCGCCGCCTCCGCGTACAGGTGTGCGGCCTCCTCAAGGTGCCCGAGCTGTTCCTCGCCGTCGGCCTGCCAGCTCCGCAGCCGCCAGCGCAGGTGCGGGGGCAATTCGGTCAGCGGGAGGTGAATGTCCAGCGCCTCCTGCGGGTGCTCGCCGAGCGCGAGCGCACCGAGGGCGTGGTAGCGGGCCAGCGGTTCGGCGGCCTCGCGCACCGCCGGGGTGGGAGGCACGGCGTCCGGGCCGCGCGAGCGGGCGTCGAGTTCGGCGCTCAGGGCGAGGTAGAGGGGGTCGGCCCGCAAGGAGGGGTCAAGAGTCCGGGCCTCGCGCAACGCCGCGCCGACCTCCGCCGTAGCCGCGTCCCCGTACAGGGCGTGGGTGCTCGCCAGATACAGGGCGATGCGGGCGCGCTCGGGCCGCCGGGCCTCGCTCATGGCGGCCTCCAGCACGTCGAAGGCCGTGTCGTAGTCACCCTCCGCGAGCGCCGCGCACGCCTGCCCCCAGGTGGTCGCCACATCGATCATCACCCTTCAGGATAGCGTGGGGAAGAGGGGGGGTCGGGTTCCGGCTCCCCCTTTCGGTGGTTGACGTTGATGGAAGGGTAGGGTGTGCTGTGAGGGATGCGCCTGCGCCACCTGTTCCGGGGTCTCCTGCTCGCCCTGCCCATCGCCGTGTTCGCCCTGTTCGGGGTATGGATGCTGAAGAGCCTGTTCTGGCCCGCTTCCGTGCCCTACGCGGAGTTCGGACGGCTGCTGGAGGCGGGTCGAGTGGAGCGCGTCGTCGTGCGGGAGGACGTGGCGCGGGTGGTGCTGGAGGAACCCGCGAGCGTCAGCGTCATGGGTTCGTCTACCCCACGCGAATTGAGCGCGTTCACCGTGCGGCTGCCGAGCAGTCAAGCCACCCCCGACTCCGCGCTGCTCCAGCAACTTCAGGCGCAGGGCGTGGACTTCCGCTTCGAGCCGCCCAGCCAGTGGCTCGGCATCCTGCTCAACTTCCTGCCCGTCCTTCTGCTGCTGGCAATTCCGGGTCTCTTCCTGCTGGCGGTGCTGCTCGTCCTCACTGTTCGCCGCCGAGCGCCGGACCCCCGCTGAGGCTGCCCCTCCTGGCGACTGGCGACTCCAACCCGCCCCCATCACCCCCTCCCCGCCAAACTTTCGGGACGCTAAAGCCGACGTGTGACGCGGCATACGCCCTCCCACCTTGAGTCTGGTACACTCAACTTCAGCGGGGCGGGACTCGCCCCAACGTTTCCCTTTCTCCCGGAGGATCACTCTTGAGGCGACTCAATCCCTGGCTGATCGTCCTGTTCGTGCTGGCGCTGTTCCTGATGTTCTCTCAGGCACCCATGAGCGGGCGGGCGAGTGTCGATTACAATGTGTTCAAGGACCTGCT
Protein-coding regions in this window:
- the prfB gene encoding peptide chain release factor 2 (programmed frameshift), translating into MQELLEKLASLREYLDIPGKTRRLNELDRELSDPALWNNAGRARQVTQEAGTLRRVVEGYQGLQADVSGLAEMLEIADDEDRELLAEEQEGIQARVDDLYRETLFTMKHADAPAIVRVKSGAGGTESQDWAGMLTRMFMRWAERHGYKVELIDQQDGEQAGVLGAEFIIRGERAYGMTAPEHGVHRLVRVSPFDSNNRRHTSFASVDVVPQVPEEEINIHIPDSDLRRDVFRSQGAGGQGVNTTDSAVRLTHLPTGIAVASQQTRSQIKNHEIALQILKQRLYDIEARKREEEEAKARGEQKKIEWGSQIRSYVLDKQYVKDHRTGVMKHNPDDVLDGDLDDLMWAGLEWMAGKRVAEDAGVDE
- a CDS encoding ATP-dependent metallopeptidase FtsH/Yme1/Tma family protein, which produces MRLRHLFRGLLLALPIAVFALFGVWMLKSLFWPASVPYAEFGRLLEAGRVERVVVREDVARVVLEEPASVSVMGSSTPRELSAFTVRLPSSQATPDSALLQQLQAQGVDFRFEPPSQWLGILLNFLPVLLLLAIPGLFLLAVLLVLTVRRRAPDPR
- a CDS encoding serine/threonine-protein kinase; the encoded protein is MTPDRSIPGHTLLRPLGRGETSLVYLARDAGGREVALKVPHERTLSTQDAAERFGNEVRLTLQFRHPHLVRGFAGTPFGPQAFLAVRYYPEGSLCDVLQRLPGRVLEQAAALRVLADVASALGHLHGLGAVHQDVKRQNVYVQEGRAALGDLGSAYFTAQGGRASGSPFYMAPEVYHGESGGPASDVYSLGILAYELLAGQRPFRGETYEEVMGAHLTRFAPPLLSLNPQLSPTIARLTERALAKRPADRPTADALRAALQAALGEEDSCAESVAVTAPVRSVGRHVPPPRVAEPQPEDVGAGRWNPFKRRR
- a CDS encoding GNAT family N-acetyltransferase: MSLNVRPFEEADVPAWVALSNLVLGQNTTVESFRAQEERRDPSHVSHRWIAEVGGEVRGVAHLYFFSFDPPDFLHARVLVHPEARGQGIGGTLWAEVEKAVRELSPVGLVADVDDTDPVSLEWAERRGFHRHAHRFASELNLASFDETPHLAALERVEAQGVMFTDLVGADESTLDRYLRFVADRLTETPDLAGHPRWPPPQVREMLHLGHDPRPDWLILAVSPEGEWLGTTAMVQIRDFVYNELTATHPQARGQGLALPLKLQVIRRAREAGFSRMRTNNHSTNAPMLRVNERLGFQARPGRYEMHRPSR
- a CDS encoding DinB family protein — protein: MSDETPQNWAEGILDILREAVEGGTPGQGTAFLDGTGADGSGNHGLLATLEGLDAEQASRDVNGSSIAGHARHTAFHMEVIVRWERDGDRGPFDWKGSFHPAQVSEEEWEAVRGRVRTAYDELVAFARTQAGGEAHGDATGGLTGAVAHAAYHLGAIRQMVKAVGAGA
- a CDS encoding tetratricopeptide repeat protein encodes the protein MIDVATTWGQACAALAEGDYDTAFDVLEAAMSEARRPERARIALYLASTHALYGDAATAEVGAALREARTLDPSLRADPLYLALSAELDARSRGPDAVPPTPAVREAAEPLARYHALGALALGEHPQEALDIHLPLTELPPHLRWRLRSWQADGEEQLGHLEEAAHLYAEAAHHARGLNRAIMLQEGAATLLQLGQTEGAQAALDGARPLYTGQDPEEGLNLATWHYLNAQALLALDKPEAALEAIREADRLEREHGDPSYGVALVWGQVLTHLGQHERALEHFEAALSVSTDADRHYALHELGVALLDLDRPVEARERLEAVLADPDYPYQPEVLADLAECDYRLGRLQEAQQTAEQALAQGAVVPASLVLGSVALDYYHLDDALEHYERVVREAAPDSRDWITGHQMAADVMAQQGFKDPAAAYAHAQQALEHTPESDDWHITLQDHLRKAEALMGQGGGRMLN